Proteins encoded together in one Oceanobacillus iheyensis HTE831 window:
- a CDS encoding ATP-dependent Clp protease ATP-binding subunit has product MKCQNCGQNDATINAQMQMNNQRMEIHLCHECFQAIQGNMMNSDFFSNSPFGNMDQAFANNFSQGNGGSATGTRTKQKASKGNGLIDQLAKNLTDQARSGNVDPVIGRDKEIKRVTETLNRRNKNNPVLIGEPGVGKTAIAEGLAVNIVEGNVPAKLMNKEIYLLDVASLVANTGVRGQFEERMKKLVEELQSRKDVILFIDEIHLIVGAGTAESSQMDVGNLLKPALARGDLQIIGATTLKEYRQIEKDAALERRLQPIMVNEPSFEDAVTILEGIKERYEKFHEVRYSEDVIRAFVNLSSRYIQDRHLPDKAIDLMDEVGSRLNLSNAQKDSATLQQQLDEIIKKKQEAADIEDYEKAANLRYQEIQLQKQLDKVEEGEKVLDVDISDIELIVEEKTGIPVTKMQKDEQEKMKNLSDQLSQKVIGQNEAVQKVAKAIRRSRAGLKAKQRPIGSFLFVGPTGVGKTELTKVLAEELFGSRDSMVRLDMSEYMEKHAVSKIIGSPPGYVGHEEAGQLTERIRRNPYSILLLDEIEKAHPDVQNMFLQIMEDGQLTDSQGRKVSFKDTVIIMTSNAGTGVKQVNVGFNREAHESVSTLENLSEYFKPEFLNRFDAIVNFQELAEEDLLQIIDLMLSELEATIKENKMTITISEEAKQQLVKLGYDTRFGARPLRRVIQDKIEDPLTDLILEGEDITSINVDVKEDEIVVNQAS; this is encoded by the coding sequence ATGAAGTGTCAAAACTGTGGTCAAAATGATGCAACAATAAATGCACAAATGCAGATGAATAATCAACGAATGGAAATTCATCTATGCCATGAATGTTTCCAAGCTATTCAAGGAAATATGATGAACTCTGACTTTTTCTCTAATTCTCCATTCGGCAATATGGATCAAGCATTTGCCAATAACTTTTCTCAAGGAAATGGTGGAAGTGCTACTGGTACACGCACTAAACAAAAAGCAAGTAAAGGCAATGGCCTTATTGATCAGTTAGCAAAAAACTTAACTGATCAAGCGAGATCAGGAAATGTAGATCCTGTCATTGGTAGAGATAAAGAAATTAAACGAGTTACGGAAACATTAAATAGAAGAAATAAAAATAACCCAGTTCTTATTGGTGAACCAGGGGTTGGTAAAACTGCTATTGCGGAAGGACTAGCAGTCAATATAGTAGAAGGTAATGTCCCAGCTAAGTTAATGAATAAAGAAATTTATTTATTAGATGTAGCTTCATTAGTTGCAAATACTGGAGTTCGAGGTCAATTTGAAGAAAGAATGAAGAAGTTAGTTGAAGAATTACAATCAAGAAAAGATGTTATCTTATTCATTGACGAAATTCATTTAATCGTTGGAGCTGGAACAGCAGAAAGTTCACAAATGGATGTTGGTAACTTATTAAAACCAGCATTGGCACGTGGAGATTTACAAATAATTGGTGCTACAACACTTAAGGAATATCGACAAATAGAAAAAGACGCTGCACTTGAACGACGCTTGCAGCCAATTATGGTAAACGAACCATCTTTTGAAGATGCAGTAACCATATTGGAAGGTATCAAAGAGCGATACGAAAAATTCCATGAAGTTCGTTATTCTGAGGATGTCATTCGTGCATTTGTTAACTTATCAAGTAGATATATTCAAGATCGTCATTTACCTGATAAAGCCATCGATTTAATGGATGAAGTAGGTTCTAGATTGAATTTATCCAATGCACAGAAAGACTCTGCTACACTTCAACAACAACTCGACGAAATCATTAAGAAGAAACAAGAAGCTGCTGATATAGAGGATTATGAAAAAGCAGCAAACTTAAGATATCAAGAAATTCAATTACAAAAACAATTGGATAAAGTTGAAGAAGGCGAAAAAGTTTTAGATGTTGATATCAGTGATATCGAGTTGATTGTAGAAGAGAAGACAGGCATTCCAGTAACGAAGATGCAAAAAGATGAACAAGAAAAAATGAAAAATCTGTCTGATCAACTAAGTCAGAAGGTGATTGGCCAGAACGAGGCAGTGCAAAAAGTAGCAAAAGCAATCCGTCGTAGTCGTGCAGGCTTAAAAGCAAAACAACGTCCAATCGGATCATTCTTATTTGTTGGACCTACAGGTGTGGGTAAAACAGAACTTACGAAAGTACTAGCAGAAGAACTATTTGGTTCCAGAGATTCTATGGTAAGACTAGATATGAGTGAGTATATGGAGAAACACGCTGTATCTAAAATAATTGGTTCACCACCTGGTTATGTAGGTCATGAAGAAGCTGGTCAACTTACCGAGCGAATCCGTCGTAATCCATATTCTATTCTTCTACTAGATGAGATTGAAAAAGCTCATCCAGATGTACAAAATATGTTCTTACAGATTATGGAAGATGGTCAATTGACTGATTCTCAAGGTAGAAAAGTAAGCTTTAAAGATACAGTTATCATCATGACAAGTAACGCTGGTACTGGTGTAAAACAGGTTAATGTTGGTTTTAATCGTGAAGCCCATGAATCTGTATCCACACTAGAAAACTTGAGCGAATACTTTAAACCAGAATTTCTAAACCGATTTGATGCTATCGTTAACTTCCAAGAGTTAGCAGAAGAAGACTTGCTACAAATTATTGATCTTATGTTGTCTGAATTAGAAGCAACAATAAAAGAAAATAAAATGACAATAACTATATCTGAAGAAGCGAAACAACAGTTAGTAAAATTAGGATATGATACACGTTTTGGAGCGCGTCCTTTACGTCGTGTTATCCAAGATAAGATTGAAGATCCATTAACTGATCTCATTCTAGAAGGTGAAGATATAACTTCTATTAATGTTGATGTCAAAGAAGATGAAATTGTTGTAAACCAAGCTTCTTAA
- a CDS encoding ComEC/Rec2 family competence protein, whose product MKRQLWIIILLPFILFADPVSIYANQAPGMRVHFINVGQGDSILIETPLDRTILIDGGPPEAGEKVVDYIKKQKINQIDVLISTHPDIDHIGGLLKVLDSVEVEEAYDTGKLHPTKTFANYINKLRDLEIPVHLAEKDVPIEVDPMIQIDVWNSYHRFSTNNESSIVLKLTYGDIDMLLMSDVGKSQEKQIMKNYDIQAEVIKVGHHGSKTSSSLKFLQEVSPKISILTYSKENRYGHPVNRVIENLYAVKSSIYSTAALGNIVLETDGKSLVITPEENPIQKFIRESVG is encoded by the coding sequence ATGAAAAGACAGCTATGGATAATAATATTACTGCCTTTTATATTATTTGCAGATCCAGTATCTATCTATGCAAATCAAGCTCCTGGTATGCGAGTTCATTTCATTAATGTTGGTCAAGGTGATAGCATCCTAATAGAGACACCGCTTGATCGTACCATATTGATTGATGGGGGTCCTCCAGAGGCAGGAGAAAAAGTCGTGGATTATATAAAAAAACAAAAGATTAATCAAATTGACGTACTTATTTCAACCCATCCTGATATTGATCATATTGGTGGGTTATTAAAAGTTTTAGATTCGGTTGAAGTAGAAGAAGCATATGATACTGGGAAATTACATCCTACAAAAACATTTGCGAATTATATCAATAAACTAAGGGATTTAGAAATCCCTGTACATTTAGCAGAAAAAGATGTCCCTATTGAAGTTGACCCGATGATTCAAATTGATGTGTGGAATAGTTATCATCGATTTAGTACGAATAACGAATCTTCCATTGTTCTAAAGTTAACATACGGTGATATTGATATGTTGCTTATGAGTGATGTTGGCAAATCCCAAGAAAAACAGATAATGAAGAATTATGATATCCAAGCTGAAGTAATTAAAGTCGGCCATCATGGTTCAAAAACAAGTTCATCATTGAAGTTTTTACAAGAAGTAAGCCCAAAAATTTCAATACTTACCTATAGTAAAGAAAATCGATATGGACACCCTGTAAACCGAGTCATAGAGAATTTATATGCTGTAAAATCGTCTATTTATTCAACTGCAGCATTAGGGAATATAGTGTTAGAAACGGATGGGAAATCATTAGTCATTACTCCAGAAGAAAATCCAATTCAAAAGTTCATCAGGGAGTCTGTTGGATAA
- a CDS encoding SPFH domain-containing protein, which yields MIQERKAWSLNGIIGLGLIIALIAVGAFAFIQQQFIIGIFLVLVAACLISGITIVQPNQSIVVIFLGKYMGTVRREGIVVTIPFSVRRTISLRVRNFNSNRLKVNDVNGNPIEIAAVVVFKVVDAAKAVFDVDQYEQFVEIQSETAIRAVATTYPYDSFEDNDLTLRGNADEVSNELTQELQERLKVAGVEVIEARLTHLAYSTEIAQAMLQRQQASAIISARKQIVDGAVGMAQDAVARLERDGIVDLDDERRVAMINNLLVSIVSDQGTQPVVNTGSLYQ from the coding sequence ATGATACAAGAAAGAAAGGCATGGAGTTTAAATGGTATTATTGGTTTAGGGCTTATTATTGCGTTAATTGCAGTTGGTGCTTTTGCATTTATTCAGCAGCAATTTATTATTGGTATATTTCTTGTGTTAGTTGCAGCGTGTTTAATTAGTGGAATAACGATCGTACAGCCAAACCAATCGATTGTAGTGATTTTTTTAGGAAAGTATATGGGGACTGTGCGAAGAGAAGGAATTGTTGTAACTATCCCTTTTTCTGTAAGACGGACGATTTCATTACGTGTGCGTAACTTTAATAGTAATCGACTAAAAGTTAATGATGTAAATGGTAATCCTATTGAAATAGCAGCAGTAGTAGTGTTTAAAGTCGTGGATGCTGCTAAAGCGGTTTTTGATGTTGATCAGTATGAACAATTTGTAGAAATACAAAGTGAAACTGCGATTCGAGCAGTTGCCACAACGTACCCTTATGATTCATTTGAAGACAATGATTTAACCTTAAGAGGAAATGCCGATGAAGTTTCGAATGAATTGACACAAGAATTACAAGAGCGCTTAAAAGTGGCAGGTGTAGAAGTAATTGAAGCAAGGTTGACGCACTTAGCCTACTCTACAGAAATTGCCCAAGCGATGTTACAGCGTCAACAAGCTAGTGCAATTATTTCTGCTAGAAAACAAATTGTAGATGGAGCAGTAGGTATGGCTCAGGATGCAGTTGCTCGTTTAGAAAGGGATGGCATCGTTGATTTGGATGATGAAAGACGCGTAGCGATGATTAATAATTTACTTGTTTCCATTGTATCTGATCAAGGAACGCAACCTGTAGTGAATACAGGTTCCTTGTATCAATAA
- a CDS encoding Arc family DNA-binding protein — protein sequence MPKKKNFPLRIDPELYDILQKWAQDEFRSVNSHVEFLLRESTKRAGRLPKKQDKKIGED from the coding sequence ATGCCAAAAAAAAAGAACTTTCCGCTACGTATTGATCCAGAACTCTACGATATATTACAAAAATGGGCGCAAGATGAATTTCGAAGTGTAAATAGTCACGTAGAATTTTTACTGCGGGAATCTACAAAACGAGCAGGAAGATTACCCAAAAAACAAGATAAAAAAATAGGTGAAGACTAA
- a CDS encoding GntR family transcriptional regulator, translated as MRKELDENKPIFLQIKDHVEDSIMDDSYKSGDRVPSTNEFAAFYQINPATAGKGINELVAEGILVKRRGVGMFVTESAKDIVIEKRKQTFYDHYMLPLKREAKKLRMDKDEILEMWQREDNVNED; from the coding sequence ATGAGAAAAGAACTGGATGAAAATAAGCCTATATTTTTGCAAATAAAAGACCACGTAGAAGACTCGATTATGGATGATTCTTATAAATCTGGAGATCGAGTACCTTCTACAAATGAATTTGCCGCCTTTTATCAAATTAATCCTGCTACTGCTGGTAAGGGTATAAATGAATTGGTGGCAGAGGGAATTTTGGTGAAAAGGAGAGGGGTAGGCATGTTTGTTACAGAATCTGCCAAAGATATTGTAATTGAAAAAAGAAAGCAAACATTTTATGACCACTATATGCTTCCATTAAAACGAGAAGCAAAAAAACTCCGTATGGATAAAGATGAGATATTAGAAATGTGGCAAAGGGAGGATAATGTTAATGAAGATTGA
- a CDS encoding ABC transporter ATP-binding protein, giving the protein MKIEVNNLSKKYGDKYALNNVSFTLEKNKIYGLLGRNGAGKTTFMDILSGQTMATSGDIKLDGESPFDKQKLTESICLVKESNNFPKEITIKNVLKIFSFFYPHWDQDFAEQLLGEFNLSKKLKVKTLSKGMESALGITVGLASRAPITIFDEPYIGMDAPSRKRFYDFLLEDYQENPRTFIFSTHLIDEVSLMFEEVLILREGTLALQEDSEILREKTVAVTGPTAKVDAYLQGKEVIERKDLAGNSMAYTYGTKEEAVSAGLQVEGVPIQELMIHLTERKGA; this is encoded by the coding sequence ATGAAGATTGAAGTAAACAACCTTAGTAAAAAGTATGGTGATAAGTATGCTTTAAATAATGTCTCCTTCACACTTGAGAAAAATAAAATCTACGGCTTACTCGGTAGAAATGGAGCTGGGAAAACCACGTTTATGGATATTCTTAGCGGCCAGACCATGGCAACTAGTGGGGACATTAAATTAGACGGGGAAAGCCCGTTTGATAAGCAAAAACTAACGGAATCAATCTGTTTAGTTAAAGAATCAAATAATTTTCCAAAAGAAATTACGATAAAAAATGTGCTTAAGATATTCTCCTTTTTCTATCCACACTGGGATCAGGATTTTGCGGAGCAACTGTTGGGAGAATTTAATTTATCAAAGAAATTAAAAGTAAAAACATTATCAAAAGGTATGGAGTCAGCTTTAGGAATTACTGTTGGTTTAGCAAGTAGAGCTCCTATAACGATTTTTGATGAACCATATATTGGTATGGATGCTCCATCGCGTAAGAGGTTTTACGACTTTTTGTTAGAGGACTATCAAGAAAATCCAAGAACATTTATTTTCTCTACTCATTTAATTGATGAAGTAAGCTTAATGTTTGAAGAAGTATTAATCTTGCGAGAGGGTACGTTGGCTTTACAAGAGGATTCTGAAATATTAAGAGAAAAGACGGTGGCAGTTACAGGTCCAACAGCTAAGGTAGATGCTTATTTACAAGGAAAAGAAGTAATAGAAAGAAAAGATTTAGCAGGTAATTCGATGGCATATACGTACGGTACAAAAGAAGAAGCCGTATCAGCGGGACTACAAGTAGAAGGTGTTCCTATTCAGGAATTAATGATTCATTTGACGGAAAGGAAAGGGGCATAG
- a CDS encoding ABC transporter permease yields MQWNTLFQKEVVETWRTKKWIWFPLVIILLSILDPITNYFLPQILEAVGEMPEGMKFVLPEYTVAQVVMMTLGQLSSLGVLVIVFMSMGIIANEHKSGVSEIILVKPIDHHSYVTAKWASLLLLVWVAWILGMLVSWYYIYLLYGPLSFIHIVQTIFFYGLWLSLVVTVVIFYNTFVKSQGLIAFLSIATLMILSGLTQVFQSSLKWSPVHLSDYIKRTIEQGTIPNDLIYTGITTVLIIAILLLLSVLLFKRQQLEK; encoded by the coding sequence ATGCAATGGAACACTTTATTTCAGAAAGAAGTTGTAGAAACTTGGAGAACTAAAAAATGGATTTGGTTTCCACTTGTGATTATATTATTATCGATTTTAGACCCAATCACTAATTATTTCTTACCACAAATTTTAGAAGCAGTTGGTGAAATGCCTGAAGGTATGAAATTTGTTTTGCCTGAGTATACGGTAGCACAAGTCGTGATGATGACACTTGGACAGCTAAGTAGCTTGGGTGTATTAGTAATTGTTTTTATGTCTATGGGGATTATTGCAAATGAACATAAAAGCGGTGTGTCAGAAATTATCTTAGTAAAGCCTATTGACCACCACTCATATGTAACTGCGAAATGGGCTTCACTACTATTATTAGTATGGGTTGCTTGGATATTAGGTATGCTTGTAAGTTGGTATTATATTTATTTGCTATACGGCCCTTTATCATTTATTCATATCGTACAAACTATCTTTTTTTATGGATTATGGTTATCGCTAGTTGTTACTGTAGTTATTTTTTACAATACATTTGTAAAATCACAGGGATTAATTGCATTTCTATCAATAGCAACTTTAATGATACTATCAGGTTTAACGCAAGTCTTTCAAAGCTCACTGAAATGGAGCCCTGTTCATTTATCTGATTACATTAAACGAACTATAGAACAAGGCACCATTCCTAATGACCTCATATATACCGGTATCACTACCGTCTTAATAATAGCTATATTACTGTTACTTTCAGTATTGCTTTTTAAAAGACAACAATTAGAGAAGTAA
- a CDS encoding ABC transporter ATP-binding protein, which translates to MNLLTVNKLTKTYKEKTIINQIDFKVPDNACVALIGPNGAGKTTTLKMLAGLLQSSSGEIIFHNRPKKGDFRNYIGYLPQYPTFYSWMTGYEFLVYCAKLCLLSPTAAKSRANELLQKTGIFDAKDKRIASYSGGMKQRLGIAQAIIHQPKLLLLDEPVSSLDPIGRKEILLLMEELKKEMTIFFSTHILRDAEEVSDELILLHQGKVIESGSISNLQDTYQTSMIKLEFQDSLEMYQEKVSQLSNVSDTYIDKNKLWVTAIDIPSAREEILFEAATHNWELTDFSIARASLEDMFMKAVNR; encoded by the coding sequence ATGAACTTATTAACCGTAAATAAGTTAACTAAAACCTATAAAGAAAAGACGATAATTAACCAAATAGATTTTAAAGTTCCAGACAATGCTTGTGTAGCACTAATCGGGCCAAATGGAGCAGGAAAAACGACAACGCTAAAGATGCTTGCTGGGTTATTACAGTCGAGCTCTGGAGAAATTATATTTCATAATCGACCTAAAAAAGGAGATTTCCGAAATTACATCGGCTATCTACCGCAATACCCTACGTTTTATTCATGGATGACCGGCTATGAATTTTTAGTTTATTGTGCAAAACTTTGCCTTTTATCTCCAACAGCAGCAAAGTCACGTGCGAATGAACTCTTACAAAAAACAGGTATATTTGACGCTAAAGATAAGAGAATTGCTAGTTATTCAGGTGGGATGAAACAACGTCTTGGGATTGCTCAGGCAATTATTCATCAGCCAAAGTTATTATTATTAGACGAGCCTGTATCTTCTTTAGATCCTATCGGTAGAAAAGAAATACTTTTACTCATGGAAGAGCTAAAGAAAGAGATGACTATTTTTTTCTCCACTCACATATTGCGTGATGCTGAAGAAGTAAGTGACGAGCTCATCCTTTTACACCAAGGTAAGGTTATTGAATCTGGATCTATTAGTAACCTACAAGATACCTATCAAACTTCGATGATTAAATTAGAATTTCAAGATAGCTTAGAAATGTATCAAGAAAAAGTAAGTCAGTTATCCAATGTATCCGATACTTATATTGATAAGAATAAACTCTGGGTAACAGCGATTGACATACCGTCTGCTCGTGAAGAAATTTTATTTGAAGCAGCTACTCATAACTGGGAACTAACGGATTTTTCTATCGCAAGAGCTTCCTTAGAAGACATGTTTATGAAGGCGGTGAATCGATAA
- a CDS encoding PLD nuclease N-terminal domain-containing protein produces MIIALIDWNKNKESFDSMKFAWLIVIIFLNIFGPIIYFLFARRNNK; encoded by the coding sequence ATGATTATTGCGCTCATCGATTGGAACAAAAATAAAGAATCATTCGATAGTATGAAATTTGCTTGGTTAATCGTAATTATATTTCTAAATATATTTGGTCCAATTATTTATTTTCTCTTTGCGAGGAGGAATAATAAATGA
- a CDS encoding YfhE family protein: MVKQRSSEKEKFLSKTQEVLYAKEFKRANRVYDQFSQRKSRG, translated from the coding sequence ATGGTAAAGCAACGATCTTCGGAAAAAGAAAAGTTCCTTTCAAAAACACAAGAAGTTTTGTACGCAAAAGAATTCAAACGTGCAAATCGAGTGTATGATCAATTCTCTCAAAGAAAAAGTCGAGGCTAA
- a CDS encoding GNAT family N-acetyltransferase produces MLKMRDLQEVPVLFDLMAHPEVFPFVRHKATTSDEFYFLTKQTIEAEERGELISRTIIDEYQQPIGTINLFDIEDNYGFLATWIGQPYFGKGYNRPAKDAFFYELFMEHAIDGIFMKVRKSNERSKKAVLKLPYITFANDVYPQMYQRVNGPDDIYDLFVITKEHYLSYQQFQMDIPVESTGEEVS; encoded by the coding sequence ATGCTAAAAATGCGTGATTTACAGGAGGTGCCTGTGCTTTTTGATTTGATGGCGCATCCGGAAGTGTTCCCTTTTGTTAGACATAAAGCAACAACATCAGATGAGTTTTACTTCTTAACCAAACAAACCATAGAAGCCGAAGAAAGAGGAGAATTAATTTCTCGTACGATTATTGATGAATATCAACAACCCATTGGTACTATTAATTTATTTGATATAGAGGATAATTATGGATTTCTAGCTACGTGGATAGGTCAACCATACTTTGGCAAAGGATATAATCGTCCAGCAAAAGATGCTTTTTTCTATGAATTATTCATGGAACATGCAATAGATGGTATCTTTATGAAAGTTCGCAAATCAAATGAGCGTTCTAAAAAAGCAGTATTAAAATTACCTTATATTACTTTTGCAAATGATGTATATCCGCAGATGTATCAACGAGTAAATGGTCCTGATGACATATATGACTTATTTGTAATCACAAAAGAACATTATTTATCCTATCAACAATTTCAAATGGATATTCCTGTGGAAAGTACGGGTGAGGAAGTATCCTAA
- a CDS encoding TIGR01777 family oxidoreductase → MKNALISGGTGFLGSKLTTQLQNQDYHVYILTRSVENKVNTSTKTYIDYTVQADSLPIFECIINLAGESLFGYWTEQKKQSILDSRLKITNYLIQLMKEMNTKPKVFISASAVGYYGMSEDFIFTEKTTEAAEDYLASVTEKWEETAKAAKSFGIRTVFTRLGILLGNQGAFPMMKLPTQLFAGGRIGNGEQWLSWIHIDDAVQLILFCMHNSTVTGPINVTAPDPKRNKDFMKTIAKTYKKPYWFHVPRLVIEATLGEMAQLITKGQYAYPQKAIDHGFFFKYPKLDGAIENIKNSTS, encoded by the coding sequence ATGAAAAATGCTTTAATAAGTGGTGGAACTGGATTTCTTGGTTCTAAACTAACTACCCAATTACAAAATCAAGATTATCACGTATATATACTTACTAGGTCTGTAGAAAATAAAGTGAACACTTCTACAAAGACTTACATAGATTATACTGTTCAAGCTGATTCTCTTCCTATTTTTGAATGTATAATTAATTTGGCCGGTGAATCATTGTTTGGATATTGGACTGAACAAAAGAAACAATCTATTCTCGATAGTAGATTAAAAATAACCAATTATTTAATACAACTAATGAAAGAAATGAATACCAAACCTAAAGTGTTTATTAGTGCTTCTGCAGTTGGTTATTATGGCATGTCAGAGGATTTCATTTTCACAGAAAAGACTACTGAAGCTGCTGAAGACTATTTAGCCTCTGTAACGGAAAAATGGGAAGAAACTGCAAAAGCAGCAAAGTCTTTCGGTATACGGACTGTCTTTACAAGATTAGGAATATTATTAGGAAATCAAGGCGCTTTTCCAATGATGAAATTGCCAACGCAACTTTTCGCCGGTGGAAGAATAGGTAACGGTGAACAATGGCTATCATGGATTCATATTGATGATGCTGTTCAGTTAATTTTATTCTGTATGCACAATAGCACGGTAACTGGACCGATAAACGTGACCGCACCTGATCCAAAACGTAACAAAGACTTTATGAAAACAATTGCTAAAACTTATAAAAAACCATATTGGTTTCATGTACCTCGCCTGGTTATCGAGGCGACTTTAGGTGAGATGGCGCAACTAATAACAAAGGGCCAATATGCATATCCTCAAAAAGCGATCGATCATGGTTTTTTCTTTAAATACCCAAAATTAGATGGAGCAATAGAGAATATCAAGAACTCAACATCATAA
- the recX gene encoding recombination regulator RecX, with translation MKKIARITTQKKHKNRYNIFLQTPDGGDAYGFSVDEAILIEYRLSKGMELEDEMISILEQKDTLHKAYTLTIHFLSYRMRSEKEVSDYLQKKEVDEEHIAEIIKRLKKEKWVDDQQFAEMFVRSRINSSSKGPKMIQQELFEKGVDGSKITSALEQYPVEEQKQKVEKLISKKLQSKSKDSHQKRIDQIKQNLMQKGFDSGVISMVIQQMDTTEDTDREWEVLQLQGEKLLYKYQKKHSGFALKQKVMEGLYRKGFSFDMINQFIDQSLQDE, from the coding sequence ATGAAAAAAATTGCTCGTATCACAACGCAAAAAAAACATAAAAATCGATATAATATCTTTTTGCAAACTCCTGATGGGGGTGATGCCTACGGTTTTAGTGTAGATGAAGCGATATTAATTGAATATCGTCTTTCTAAAGGGATGGAGCTTGAGGATGAAATGATTTCCATTCTCGAGCAAAAAGATACATTACATAAAGCATATACCCTTACTATACACTTTTTAAGCTATCGAATGCGCTCAGAAAAAGAAGTTAGCGATTATTTACAAAAAAAAGAAGTAGATGAGGAACATATTGCTGAAATTATTAAACGATTAAAAAAAGAAAAATGGGTAGATGATCAACAGTTTGCGGAGATGTTTGTTCGGTCTCGTATAAATTCGTCTTCTAAAGGTCCTAAAATGATACAACAAGAATTATTTGAAAAGGGGGTAGATGGAAGTAAAATAACCTCTGCACTTGAACAATATCCCGTAGAAGAGCAGAAGCAGAAAGTCGAAAAGCTAATCAGTAAAAAACTCCAATCAAAATCAAAAGATTCCCATCAAAAAAGAATCGATCAAATCAAACAAAACCTAATGCAGAAAGGATTTGATTCAGGAGTAATAAGTATGGTTATTCAACAAATGGACACGACAGAAGATACAGATCGTGAGTGGGAAGTTCTTCAATTGCAAGGAGAGAAGCTTCTTTATAAGTATCAAAAAAAACACAGTGGTTTTGCTTTAAAGCAAAAAGTGATGGAAGGTCTATACCGTAAAGGATTTTCATTCGATATGATTAATCAGTTTATTGATCAGTCACTCCAAGATGAGTAA
- a CDS encoding YfhH family protein, producing the protein MNFRYSDYSIEQLHREIGDLKEKAQKAEQLGNVSEVQIYERKMQVALAYTINPDDFKKDEIYQLKMEPGYTFKIDYINGVFAWGYRINLLDEVREEIEALPISLLGKKL; encoded by the coding sequence ATGAATTTTCGTTATAGTGATTATTCTATTGAACAATTACACCGAGAAATTGGGGATTTAAAAGAAAAAGCACAAAAAGCAGAACAACTTGGGAATGTTTCGGAAGTACAAATATATGAGCGGAAAATGCAAGTTGCATTAGCATATACAATAAATCCAGATGATTTTAAGAAAGATGAAATTTATCAATTGAAGATGGAACCAGGTTATACATTTAAAATTGATTATATTAATGGCGTATTTGCGTGGGGATATCGTATAAATTTATTAGATGAAGTGCGCGAAGAAATTGAAGCATTGCCAATCTCGCTGTTAGGCAAGAAGTTATAA